One window of the Paenibacillus beijingensis genome contains the following:
- a CDS encoding lipase family protein, whose amino-acid sequence MDIPSKKNLFNSKTAILLAAMSYQTYPFFLEGKLILPRGFRLRYTIRAFADVENPTEAVYGFIAESQDQIIIAFRGYAAYPADLLAAYDIFQIPYPFVRNGGGTSRGFTCIYRSTRNQLIRELNKLPATKKLFITGHNYGGALATLAALDIAVNTAFKNPFVYTYGSPRVGDPDFAFRFNKEVKNSVRIVNIHDSYPTFPAQTYPPPFTKEGITYQHVKTKYPISFQLNNVPRNDGIACYFKNLSPKNPDFAKALCNENPGFCPDTKMCFPFRGTC is encoded by the coding sequence ATGGATATTCCTTCCAAAAAGAATCTTTTTAACAGTAAAACGGCAATATTACTTGCAGCTATGAGCTACCAGACATATCCATTTTTCTTAGAAGGAAAGCTTATCTTGCCAAGAGGATTCAGGCTTCGATATACCATTCGTGCATTTGCAGACGTAGAGAATCCTACGGAAGCAGTATACGGTTTTATTGCCGAGTCACAAGATCAAATCATTATCGCGTTTAGAGGATACGCTGCATATCCTGCGGATCTTTTAGCAGCCTATGACATTTTTCAAATCCCCTATCCTTTTGTTAGAAATGGGGGGGGAACCTCGCGCGGGTTTACATGTATTTATCGATCAACAAGAAACCAATTAATCCGGGAATTAAACAAGCTGCCTGCAACAAAAAAGCTGTTCATTACCGGTCACAACTACGGCGGAGCTTTGGCCACGTTAGCGGCTTTAGATATTGCAGTAAATACCGCGTTTAAAAATCCCTTCGTATATACTTATGGCAGTCCGCGTGTTGGAGACCCCGATTTTGCTTTCCGATTCAACAAAGAGGTCAAAAATAGTGTTCGAATTGTAAATATTCATGACTCTTATCCTACTTTCCCTGCTCAAACGTATCCGCCTCCTTTTACAAAGGAAGGAATAACCTATCAGCATGTAAAAACAAAGTATCCAATCTCTTTTCAACTGAATAATGTGCCGCGTAATGACGGAATTGCCTGTTATTTTAAAAACCTCAGCCCAAAGAACCCTGATTTTGCCAAAGCATTGTGTAATGAAAATCCGGGTTTTTGTCCCGATACCAAGATGTGTTTTCCGTTTCGAGGAACATGCTAG
- a CDS encoding transposase — protein MIGENDHPSITGIVKGVIEAQQAFSIEEECIEFLFRLKWPAGYLCPKCGCSHAYTITTRRLPLYECSYCGHQTSLTANTMMEKSRTPLHKWLTALSLVSCPDSAINAVQLADVLDVTYKTAWSMLHKIRRAISIADHADPLLGQVQAGLVLYGRQVKTCDSATCPLPANPPVSKHPLILGVGYDVNEEPVQLKLKIVPQNHMSGHHLFPSGKRHFIEQWGHAGMLEEHICAKRFIFYRNRSLIAIFRSAEAWINRTFHGIGRRHLQLYLDEFCFRFQFRDRPHEALSRLVSFCLSVCPNARLSQKVI, from the coding sequence ATGATTGGCGAAAACGATCACCCAAGTATAACTGGTATCGTAAAGGGTGTTATTGAAGCGCAGCAGGCTTTTTCCATCGAGGAGGAGTGTATCGAATTTCTCTTTCGCCTGAAGTGGCCTGCAGGATATCTCTGCCCAAAGTGTGGCTGTTCACACGCATATACGATTACAACACGGCGTCTTCCACTTTATGAGTGTTCCTATTGCGGGCATCAAACGTCACTTACAGCCAATACTATGATGGAAAAAAGCCGTACTCCCCTCCATAAATGGCTCACGGCCCTGTCGCTGGTTTCCTGCCCTGATTCGGCTATTAATGCCGTACAGCTTGCCGACGTGCTGGACGTTACTTACAAAACAGCCTGGTCCATGCTGCATAAAATACGCAGGGCCATCTCCATTGCCGATCATGCAGATCCGCTACTCGGCCAAGTACAGGCCGGTCTCGTTCTTTACGGGCGTCAAGTCAAAACTTGCGACTCGGCTACTTGTCCCCTCCCCGCCAATCCACCGGTTTCCAAACATCCGCTCATTTTGGGCGTCGGCTACGATGTGAATGAGGAACCCGTACAACTGAAACTAAAAATCGTGCCGCAAAATCATATGAGCGGCCATCATCTGTTCCCTTCCGGGAAACGGCACTTTATCGAACAATGGGGGCATGCCGGCATGCTAGAAGAGCACATTTGCGCCAAACGATTCATTTTTTATCGTAATCGTTCATTAATCGCTATTTTTCGTTCTGCGGAAGCTTGGATCAACCGTACCTTCCATGGTATTGGACGGCGGCACCTTCAACTCTATTTGGATGAATTCTGCTTCCGGTTTCAATTCAGAGATCGACCGCATGAGGCTTTAAGCCGGCTGGTTTCCTTTTGCTTGAGCGTTTGTCCGAATGCCCGCCTTTCACAGAAAGTCATATAA
- a CDS encoding Zn-dependent hydrolase codes for MQRQKLFINGGRLKDTIEKFADFGRTDKNGVTRLALSKEDILVRDYFSSCCKELGMTIKVDDLGNIYATLAGTSDKPPIVIGSHMDSVKKGGRFDGVLGVISGLEVVRTLVDNGIKPDIPVTVMNFTNEEGARFEPSMMASGILSGKFDKDVMMKKKDPEGITFGEALQASGYEGDAANRLTEACAYLELHIEQGPILEKEDLSIGVVECVVGMVCYEIEVTGESDHAGTTPMDMRKDALFAANDLIAELRGKLGALDSELVFTMGRMNVLPNIHTVIPNKVVFTIEARHKNEDVIREVVDIIHGLPTVLEDCEVQITKLWGRDTVWFDPAVCAAVEASTNSFGYSYKRMVSGAGHDAQFVASYIPSAMIFVPSVNGKSHCEEEFTPYEACEKGVNVLLETVMSLLP; via the coding sequence ATGCAGCGGCAAAAGCTGTTTATAAACGGCGGAAGATTGAAAGATACGATCGAAAAATTTGCGGACTTCGGACGAACGGACAAAAACGGCGTCACCCGCCTCGCTCTATCGAAAGAAGATATATTGGTGCGCGATTATTTTAGTTCCTGCTGCAAGGAATTGGGGATGACGATCAAGGTCGATGATTTGGGCAACATCTATGCGACGCTTGCAGGCACTTCCGACAAACCTCCGATTGTGATCGGCTCCCATATGGATTCGGTGAAAAAAGGCGGCCGCTTTGACGGCGTATTAGGCGTCATTTCCGGGCTGGAAGTGGTGCGGACGCTCGTGGACAACGGGATCAAGCCGGACATTCCGGTTACGGTGATGAATTTTACGAACGAGGAAGGCGCCCGGTTCGAGCCGTCGATGATGGCATCGGGCATTTTGTCCGGAAAATTCGATAAAGATGTGATGATGAAGAAAAAGGATCCGGAAGGCATCACATTCGGAGAAGCCCTTCAGGCAAGCGGATATGAGGGCGACGCGGCCAACCGGTTGACGGAAGCATGCGCCTATTTGGAGCTCCATATCGAGCAGGGGCCGATTTTGGAAAAAGAAGATTTGTCGATCGGCGTCGTGGAATGCGTCGTCGGCATGGTATGCTACGAAATCGAAGTGACCGGCGAATCGGATCATGCCGGGACGACCCCGATGGATATGCGCAAGGACGCGCTCTTTGCCGCCAATGATTTGATCGCGGAGCTTCGCGGCAAGCTGGGCGCCCTTGACAGCGAGCTCGTCTTTACGATGGGAAGGATGAACGTTCTCCCGAATATTCATACTGTGATCCCGAATAAAGTCGTGTTTACGATCGAGGCGAGACATAAGAACGAAGACGTGATCCGGGAAGTGGTGGACATTATCCATGGGCTGCCAACGGTATTGGAGGATTGCGAGGTTCAAATCACGAAGCTGTGGGGACGCGACACCGTTTGGTTTGATCCGGCGGTTTGCGCTGCGGTCGAAGCCTCGACAAATTCGTTCGGCTATTCATACAAACGAATGGTCAGCGGGGCGGGGCACGACGCCCAATTTGTCGCCAGCTACATTCCGTCCGCGATGATTTTCGTGCCGAGCGTAAACGGAAAAAGCCACTGCGAAGAAGAGTTCACCCCTTACGAAGCGTGCGAAAAAGGAGTCAACGTCCTGCTGGAAACGGTCATGTCGCTGCTGCCTTGA
- a CDS encoding YrdB family protein: MRKIVKENEVFQLVIVQSGLLAVLFLLELSALAAFGYWGFQTGNGQLLKIVLGIGTPLLVAVFWGMVVSPKASFPVPVPVRSLLQLLVFSLAALALYASARQTLAVAFLIVAVIDVVLVYLWKL; encoded by the coding sequence ATGAGAAAAATAGTTAAGGAAAATGAGGTGTTTCAATTGGTTATCGTTCAAAGTGGGCTGCTTGCCGTACTTTTCCTGCTGGAGCTGTCCGCACTGGCCGCGTTCGGCTATTGGGGCTTCCAGACCGGCAATGGCCAGCTGCTGAAAATCGTGCTCGGCATCGGCACCCCGCTTCTTGTCGCCGTCTTCTGGGGGATGGTCGTTTCGCCTAAAGCGTCGTTTCCCGTGCCCGTTCCGGTACGCTCGCTGCTGCAGCTGCTCGTATTCAGCCTGGCCGCACTAGCTTTATATGCATCGGCACGGCAAACGCTCGCCGTTGCCTTTCTGATCGTAGCGGTCATCGACGTCGTGCTCGTCTATCTATGGAAGCTGTAA
- a CDS encoding MerR family transcriptional regulator — translation MLHDQLYTIGHTARICGISIQTLRYYDKIGLVHPSHTDNQSNYRYYSNRDILQIKVVQDMKRLHFSLDQIGQIISSGGLEGLMAVMRDKHNETKDEIERLRQTAVSIEKRMDQIESLLRVNEKFGTADFLIDLKSLPARTVAFDRRRSECGMEASIVRFTGLFGTIESHGLASQGFMMTIYHENILTFDRSDSDLELCIPVSGGAPASLPFIRVIPGGTYITAVYSGTPNEESCKKIYRELTDWARTHGYCESGPAIEQYLVDLSQMLDPDEYIVELQLPVTKC, via the coding sequence ATGCTTCACGATCAGCTTTATACGATCGGCCATACGGCGCGGATATGCGGCATCTCCATTCAAACGCTGCGCTACTACGACAAGATCGGCTTGGTTCACCCCAGTCATACCGATAATCAGTCAAATTACCGCTACTATTCCAATCGCGACATTTTGCAAATCAAAGTCGTTCAGGATATGAAACGGCTCCATTTCTCGTTGGATCAAATCGGACAAATCATCTCAAGCGGCGGATTGGAAGGGTTAATGGCCGTCATGCGGGATAAGCATAACGAAACGAAAGACGAAATCGAACGTCTCCGGCAAACGGCCGTCTCCATCGAAAAAAGAATGGATCAAATCGAGTCGCTGCTCCGCGTCAACGAAAAATTCGGCACCGCCGATTTTCTGATCGATTTAAAGTCGCTGCCCGCGAGGACCGTCGCGTTCGACCGCAGAAGATCCGAATGCGGCATGGAGGCATCAATCGTCCGGTTTACCGGGCTGTTCGGTACAATCGAATCGCATGGACTGGCCTCACAAGGTTTCATGATGACGATATATCATGAAAACATTTTGACGTTTGACCGCTCCGATTCCGATTTGGAGCTCTGCATTCCCGTATCGGGCGGGGCGCCGGCTTCACTCCCTTTTATCCGGGTGATTCCCGGCGGAACGTATATTACGGCCGTCTATTCCGGCACGCCTAACGAGGAATCATGCAAAAAAATATACCGGGAGCTCACGGATTGGGCGAGAACGCACGGTTATTGCGAGTCCGGTCCGGCCATCGAGCAATATCTCGTCGATTTAAGCCAAATGCTCGATCCGGACGAATATATCGTTGAGCTTCAGCTTCCTGTCACAAAGTGTTGA
- a CDS encoding ABC transporter ATP-binding protein, translating into MSIMLKDVGKSFGRFQALHSINLHIEASEFIAILGPSGCGKTTLLRMLAGFEQPSSGEIHLNGKCVAASGFSLPPEKRRIGMVFQAFALWPHMNVEEHILFPIRSHKETPAHIKRNERERVGRVLDLVGLSSMASRMPHQLSGGQKQRVAIARAIAPEPSLLLMDEPLSSLDAMLRMDMRREIQNVHRQTGSAIVYVTHDQSEALAMADRIVVMKDGRIEQVGTPQDIYLRPRTEFVARFVSKANLVKGQWQQDRFLPEGHYRRPIGWPGERVGEFFKENGLYPVRPDQFVLGEESGEEPGIRGEIVNVQFQGKEFRYHIRAGSEQWEVICAQPYKLGDRVVVNLAETGT; encoded by the coding sequence ATGAGCATTATGTTAAAGGACGTCGGCAAATCGTTCGGACGCTTTCAAGCGCTCCATTCGATAAATCTTCATATTGAAGCCAGCGAGTTTATTGCGATTCTTGGACCGTCGGGGTGCGGCAAAACAACGCTGCTCCGCATGTTGGCCGGATTCGAGCAGCCGTCCTCTGGAGAAATCCATCTGAACGGCAAATGTGTGGCCGCGAGCGGTTTCAGCCTTCCGCCGGAGAAACGGCGGATCGGAATGGTGTTCCAGGCTTTTGCGCTATGGCCGCATATGAATGTGGAGGAGCATATTTTGTTTCCGATCCGTTCCCACAAAGAAACGCCCGCCCATATCAAACGAAACGAGCGGGAGCGGGTGGGCCGCGTTCTGGACCTGGTCGGTCTGTCGTCCATGGCTTCTCGCATGCCGCATCAATTGTCGGGCGGGCAGAAGCAGCGCGTCGCCATTGCCCGGGCAATAGCCCCGGAGCCGTCGCTACTGCTCATGGACGAGCCGCTCAGCAGCTTGGACGCCATGCTGCGCATGGATATGCGCCGCGAAATTCAGAACGTGCACCGGCAAACCGGTTCGGCGATCGTATATGTAACCCATGACCAGAGCGAAGCGCTGGCGATGGCCGACCGGATCGTCGTCATGAAAGACGGCAGGATCGAACAGGTTGGCACGCCCCAGGACATTTATTTGCGTCCGCGGACGGAATTCGTTGCGAGGTTCGTCTCCAAGGCGAATCTCGTTAAAGGGCAGTGGCAGCAAGACCGCTTCCTTCCCGAAGGGCACTATAGAAGACCGATCGGATGGCCGGGTGAACGAGTGGGCGAATTTTTCAAGGAGAACGGTTTGTACCCGGTTCGGCCGGACCAATTTGTCCTTGGCGAAGAGTCGGGGGAGGAGCCCGGCATCCGGGGCGAAATCGTGAACGTGCAGTTTCAAGGCAAGGAATTTCGCTATCATATCCGCGCCGGCAGCGAGCAGTGGGAGGTTATTTGCGCGCAGCCGTACAAGCTTGGCGATCGAGTTGTTGTCAATCTGGCCGAGACCGGCACATAG
- a CDS encoding ABC transporter permease, producing the protein MEKQSSYHIRISESGKGNLPRFSISSLGTKLLLLLGAAAVLFLFVMPVFKLASLSVRSEAGFTLSHYNELFQSPRFWSSLWNTAIVVAGSTVLSLLLGFAAAWLMAYTDLKHKRMLHMALLLCFILPSYVLTLSWSSFMGPQGLLAGMLHLVVPGASPWSMYNYGGIIFVMGIHHFPLVYLFTLNVLKKIPRDLEWAARAGGAGKFNTFRKVTVPLALPGLTAGGLLVFLASLDNFGIPAFLGTPANITVLSTLIYEEIIGFGPSAFARGAALSVLLGLAAVTGTLVQWLLLRKSSISDTVLLDHGPRYWLGAGRKWVSAGMWAFLLIVTAVPLLAMVSLSFKKAYGLGLQFSNLTLDNYKFILLGNGKVWKAIQNSFMLALVTLVVCLIAGSIFAYIRVRKPSLLMKAAEIAISIPYTLPGIVFALSMILVWMEPVTGWNPGIYGTVYILFIAYICRFLILQIRAGITAFMQIDPSMEEAARAAGAGTWRKWRAVLLPLLLPGLLSGAVLVFLMSLTELTVSALLYSSGTQTIGVTVFSYEQAGSTLYSTALSSLIVFMILAGGGLLVWLQGRVQRRGDRA; encoded by the coding sequence ATGGAAAAACAATCATCGTATCACATCCGTATATCGGAAAGCGGGAAGGGAAACCTTCCCCGCTTTTCCATTTCTTCGCTAGGAACGAAGCTGCTCCTTTTGCTCGGAGCGGCCGCCGTTCTCTTTCTGTTTGTAATGCCGGTATTCAAGCTGGCTTCGCTGAGCGTGCGGAGCGAAGCGGGATTCACCTTATCGCACTATAATGAATTGTTTCAAAGTCCAAGGTTTTGGTCGAGCCTCTGGAACACCGCCATCGTTGTTGCCGGGTCGACCGTCCTTTCGCTGCTGCTCGGATTTGCGGCCGCCTGGCTGATGGCTTATACGGATCTAAAACATAAGCGGATGCTGCATATGGCGCTGCTATTATGTTTTATTTTGCCATCGTATGTGCTGACATTGTCATGGTCTTCGTTCATGGGCCCGCAAGGCTTGCTGGCCGGGATGCTTCATCTTGTTGTTCCCGGAGCTTCGCCATGGAGCATGTACAATTACGGCGGCATTATTTTCGTCATGGGTATCCACCATTTCCCGCTCGTCTATTTGTTCACCCTGAATGTGCTCAAAAAAATTCCGCGCGACCTGGAGTGGGCCGCACGGGCAGGCGGAGCGGGCAAGTTCAACACGTTTCGAAAAGTAACCGTGCCGCTTGCGCTGCCGGGATTAACTGCCGGCGGGCTGCTTGTGTTTCTCGCTTCGCTCGATAATTTCGGCATTCCCGCTTTTCTCGGGACGCCGGCCAACATTACGGTGCTCAGCACGTTAATCTATGAAGAAATTATCGGTTTCGGGCCATCCGCCTTTGCCAGAGGAGCGGCCTTGTCCGTCCTGCTTGGACTTGCGGCCGTAACCGGCACCTTGGTGCAGTGGCTGCTGCTGCGGAAAAGCAGCATTTCCGATACGGTTCTGCTCGATCACGGGCCGCGGTATTGGCTCGGCGCGGGCAGAAAATGGGTCAGCGCGGGAATGTGGGCATTTCTGCTGATCGTAACGGCGGTTCCGCTGCTGGCAATGGTTTCGCTATCGTTCAAGAAAGCGTATGGACTCGGACTGCAGTTTTCCAACCTGACGCTGGACAATTATAAATTTATTTTACTCGGCAATGGGAAAGTATGGAAGGCGATCCAAAACAGCTTCATGCTGGCGCTGGTTACGCTGGTCGTCTGTCTTATCGCCGGCTCGATCTTCGCTTATATACGTGTACGGAAGCCTTCGCTGCTTATGAAAGCGGCCGAAATCGCCATTTCCATCCCTTACACGCTGCCCGGCATCGTCTTCGCGTTATCGATGATCCTCGTATGGATGGAGCCGGTGACGGGATGGAATCCCGGCATATACGGCACCGTTTATATTTTGTTCATCGCTTATATTTGCCGCTTTCTTATATTGCAAATCCGCGCGGGCATTACCGCTTTCATGCAGATCGACCCTTCGATGGAAGAAGCGGCGCGGGCGGCGGGGGCCGGCACATGGCGCAAATGGAGAGCGGTCCTGCTGCCGCTGCTGCTGCCGGGCTTGTTAAGCGGGGCGGTGCTCGTATTCCTGATGTCGCTCACGGAATTAACGGTATCGGCGCTTCTTTATTCATCGGGCACGCAGACGATCGGCGTTACGGTATTCAGCTATGAACAGGCGGGCAGCACCCTGTATTCAACGGCTTTATCCAGCCTCATCGTCTTCATGATCCTGGCGGGCGGCGGGCTGCTGGTATGGCTCCAGGGGCGCGTACAACGGAGGGGAGACAGAGCATGA
- a CDS encoding NAD-dependent epimerase/dehydratase family protein, giving the protein MHVILGTGPLGLAVMREIEKRGEPFRFVNVSGTLPKGINAPLRRADLMDAEQAREAARGATVIYHCVQPPYHRWDGLFERLQDNIISAAAANGAKLAVAENLYMYGEVNGSIHERLPYKAATRKGQIRAKLTRRLQELYRTGDLQAVIGRGADFFGPYVTDSSVGERLFKPLINGKHATVMGDPDKKHTYTFIDDFGKALVMLGEAEDAYGQAWHVPNADTVTTRQFVGMAAQAAGCGAKVRTMGIGMLRFGGLFIPAARESIEMFYQYERDFVVDSWKFSDRFKMAATPLADSLAATIDWYRSRYQAIQE; this is encoded by the coding sequence ATGCATGTCATATTAGGTACCGGTCCGCTTGGACTGGCAGTGATGAGGGAAATCGAAAAACGCGGGGAACCGTTTCGTTTCGTTAACGTTTCGGGTACTCTGCCGAAGGGCATCAATGCTCCGTTAAGGCGCGCCGACTTGATGGATGCAGAGCAGGCGCGCGAGGCAGCTCGCGGGGCGACGGTGATCTACCATTGCGTTCAGCCTCCGTATCACCGCTGGGACGGCTTGTTCGAGCGGCTGCAGGACAATATCATATCCGCCGCCGCAGCTAATGGGGCGAAGCTTGCAGTGGCCGAAAATCTTTATATGTACGGGGAAGTGAACGGTTCTATCCATGAACGTCTCCCATATAAGGCTGCGACCCGGAAAGGGCAAATTCGGGCGAAGCTGACCCGGCGGCTGCAGGAGCTGTATCGAACAGGCGACTTGCAGGCCGTTATCGGAAGAGGGGCGGATTTCTTCGGCCCTTATGTAACGGACTCGTCTGTGGGGGAACGCTTGTTTAAACCGTTGATCAACGGTAAACATGCAACGGTGATGGGAGATCCGGACAAAAAACATACGTATACGTTTATTGACGATTTTGGCAAAGCGCTTGTCATGCTGGGAGAAGCGGAGGATGCGTACGGTCAGGCTTGGCATGTCCCCAATGCGGATACAGTAACGACGCGGCAGTTTGTCGGAATGGCCGCTCAGGCGGCCGGCTGCGGAGCAAAGGTTCGAACGATGGGAATCGGAATGCTGCGGTTTGGCGGCTTATTTATTCCTGCGGCCAGGGAAAGCATCGAGATGTTTTACCAATATGAGCGCGATTTTGTTGTCGACAGCTGGAAATTTAGCGACCGCTTTAAGATGGCGGCCACCCCACTGGCTGACTCACTGGCGGCAACGATTGACTGGTACCGGAGCCGTTATCAGGCGATTCAGGAATAG
- a CDS encoding DinB family protein, whose protein sequence is MLKRPSSEEYNPYFTGYISLVPEGNVTEHIASQLQVTTDLLSSLTDNEAVYRYAPEKWSLKEVIGHVTDTERVMSYRLLRISRGDTTPLPGFDQDELMKGAQYHEWSVSDLLQDYAAVRRATLTLLRGIPEEAWLRTGTVSDRNCSARALAYIIAGHELHHLNVIREKYLPATV, encoded by the coding sequence ATGCTTAAGCGTCCTTCGAGCGAAGAATATAATCCTTATTTTACGGGATATATTTCACTTGTACCGGAAGGAAACGTTACGGAACACATTGCCTCACAGCTTCAGGTCACGACGGATTTGCTTTCTTCTTTAACGGATAATGAAGCCGTTTACCGCTATGCGCCCGAAAAATGGAGCTTGAAGGAAGTTATCGGACATGTGACGGATACCGAGCGTGTAATGAGTTACCGTCTGCTTCGCATCTCGCGGGGCGACACGACGCCTCTTCCAGGCTTCGATCAGGATGAGCTAATGAAAGGAGCCCAATATCACGAATGGTCTGTTTCGGATCTGCTCCAAGATTATGCTGCCGTACGGCGCGCAACGCTGACTTTGCTGCGGGGGATTCCCGAGGAGGCATGGCTGAGAACGGGGACCGTCAGCGACCGTAACTGTTCCGCAAGAGCGCTCGCTTATATCATTGCCGGGCATGAGCTTCATCATCTGAACGTTATTCGCGAGAAATATTTACCTGCTACAGTATAA
- a CDS encoding lipase family protein: MNVSSIKYIFNSEDAILLSVMIHQSYQLFEKGTLNLPRGFNLRYIIRALAGVEEPEAEVFGFVAESQDQIIVVFRGTRTFKDNESDQDLYQVPYPFVRNAGKTHRGFTCIYQSTRNELIRELNKLSTTKKLFVAGHSLGGALAVLTALDIAVNTAFKNPFVYTYGSPRVADPDFASRFNQTVKNSVRIFNIHDIIPTLPAQAYPPPFTKKGLTYRHVNMKYPLSFQLNSLPVRNHEIVCYFKNLSQKNPDFTKTLCAKNPGFCPDTGLCVPFKGICS, translated from the coding sequence ATGAATGTCTCAAGCATTAAGTATATTTTTAACAGTGAAGATGCGATATTGCTTTCGGTCATGATCCATCAGTCATATCAACTTTTTGAAAAAGGAACGCTTAACTTGCCACGAGGCTTTAACCTTCGATATATCATTCGCGCTCTTGCTGGTGTTGAGGAGCCGGAAGCGGAAGTATTTGGTTTTGTTGCCGAATCACAAGATCAAATCATTGTCGTTTTTAGAGGAACCCGAACCTTTAAGGACAATGAGTCGGACCAGGACTTGTATCAAGTACCGTATCCTTTTGTCAGAAATGCGGGAAAAACCCATCGTGGATTTACATGTATTTATCAATCGACAAGAAATGAACTGATCCGAGAATTAAACAAGCTTTCTACAACAAAAAAACTATTTGTTGCAGGCCACAGTTTAGGAGGAGCTTTGGCCGTATTAACTGCTTTGGATATTGCGGTGAACACCGCGTTTAAAAATCCCTTCGTATATACTTATGGCAGTCCGCGTGTCGCAGACCCTGACTTTGCTTCCCGGTTCAACCAAACGGTCAAGAATAGTGTTCGTATTTTTAATATCCATGACATTATTCCTACTTTACCGGCTCAAGCGTATCCGCCTCCGTTTACTAAGAAAGGGTTAACCTACCGGCATGTAAACATGAAGTATCCGCTCTCTTTCCAGCTGAACAGTTTACCTGTTCGCAATCATGAGATTGTCTGCTATTTTAAAAACCTCAGCCAAAAGAATCCTGATTTCACCAAAACGTTATGTGCTAAAAACCCGGGATTTTGTCCCGATACGGGATTATGTGTTCCGTTTAAAGGAATATGCAGTTAG
- a CDS encoding ABC transporter substrate-binding protein translates to MRSVKNRFVFAVLIAIVILSGCGSQKNETTASGNAAGGNEKTAAASGNTASGGEKTAPEAGLSGELSFYTSQPEDDAAKLTEAFTAKYPDVKVNVFRSGTEEVTAKIQAEKQAGEVQADVLLLADAVTFEGLKKEDLLLSYKSPELSGIPQSLVDPDGTYAGTKVIATILASNTKKVAAAPSSWKVLAAADSKGAAIMPSPLYSGAAAYNIGVFSRTDGLGWEFLQGLKDNGMTVIKGNGAVMKAVASGEKSYGVVVDFMVAREKAKGSPVELAYPEEGVPIITEPIAIVKNSKHEELAKAFVDFVLSEEGQKVASEIGYTPIREGVAPPQGLKGIADMKILSGDMAVLTNERDADKQKFTELFGK, encoded by the coding sequence TTGCGCAGCGTAAAAAACAGGTTTGTATTTGCCGTACTCATCGCCATCGTCATCCTCAGCGGCTGCGGTTCGCAAAAGAATGAGACGACCGCTTCCGGCAATGCGGCGGGCGGAAACGAGAAAACGGCGGCTGCTTCCGGCAACACCGCAAGCGGCGGCGAGAAAACGGCTCCCGAGGCGGGCCTTTCGGGCGAATTGTCCTTCTATACTTCGCAGCCTGAAGACGATGCGGCGAAGTTGACGGAAGCTTTTACTGCAAAATATCCGGACGTGAAAGTGAATGTGTTCCGTTCCGGCACGGAAGAAGTAACGGCCAAAATTCAAGCGGAAAAACAAGCGGGCGAAGTGCAGGCCGACGTGCTGCTGCTTGCCGATGCGGTAACGTTTGAAGGATTGAAAAAGGAAGACCTGCTGCTGTCTTATAAGTCGCCGGAATTAAGCGGAATTCCGCAGTCGCTCGTCGATCCGGACGGAACGTATGCCGGAACGAAAGTGATCGCGACCATCCTGGCTTCGAATACGAAAAAGGTAGCCGCGGCGCCTTCATCCTGGAAAGTGCTGGCCGCTGCGGACAGCAAAGGCGCGGCCATTATGCCGAGTCCGTTATATTCCGGCGCGGCAGCTTATAATATCGGTGTCTTCTCGCGCACGGATGGCCTGGGCTGGGAATTTCTCCAAGGCTTGAAAGACAACGGGATGACGGTCATTAAAGGAAACGGAGCCGTCATGAAAGCGGTGGCGAGCGGTGAAAAATCATACGGCGTCGTTGTTGATTTTATGGTTGCGCGCGAAAAAGCGAAAGGCTCGCCGGTAGAACTGGCGTATCCCGAAGAAGGGGTTCCGATCATTACCGAGCCGATCGCGATCGTGAAGAACAGCAAGCACGAAGAGCTTGCCAAGGCGTTCGTCGATTTCGTTCTGTCCGAGGAAGGCCAGAAGGTTGCCTCCGAGATCGGCTATACGCCGATTCGCGAAGGAGTGGCGCCGCCGCAAGGCTTGAAAGGCATTGCCGACATGAAAATTCTGTCGGGCGATATGGCTGTCTTGACGAACGAGCGCGATGCGGACAAGCAGAAATTTACCGAGCTGTTCGGAAAATAA